Proteins from one Porites lutea chromosome 3, jaPorLute2.1, whole genome shotgun sequence genomic window:
- the LOC140932131 gene encoding ZP domain-containing protein-like — translation MSRKTVYTNQLTNDKLVDSLEEEVDDFPDGAVFEESSGVSPCTSVPCKNGGSCLVAVGDSFSCKCAAGFKGDTCEEDIDECAVQNGGCSHDCENTPGSYECTCPDAELSLAADNHTCEAKGVIVNCLQNKMSITIPKTILKGMDREHIRLLNPKCGATETSSHFILKTPLTGCGTTRRHTKSAVVYSNKVLEIPLKSSDIVTRIREIEIPFSCYYSNSRTATAVGMRPENRKLVFSEIGKGNFTVVLELYHSNRYLTAYTQEDFPLQLKLRQNVNLEAKVESKDKRLSVLPDTCFATPTPSQNDAKRVLILKNGCPVDDTLKFYRSPTGTYRFGLEAFEFVDQPFVFIHCHVIICNASNLQSRCARGCEKKARLRREVEHHNLYSLAQGPITLDHEIKRDQKHVEKFSVNNMDSVGMDSSLLAAMAVVTAVTIFGVAFVIMKKRSNHAGYFRIKE, via the exons ATGTCTCGAAAAACTGTATACACAAATCAGCTGACAAATGACAAACTTGTAGACAGCCTCGAAGAAGAAGTCGATGATTTTCCTGATGGAGCAGTCTTTGAGGAATCCTCTGGAG tCAGTCCATGTACCAGCGTTCCGTGTAAGAACGGAGGGAGCTGTCTCGTAGCTGTAGGCGATAGCTTCTCATGCAAATGTGCAGCAGGCTTTAAAGGAGATACTTGCGAGGAAG ATATCGACGAATGTGCTGTGCAGAATGGTGGATGCTCTCACGACTGTGAAAACACACCTGGCAGTTACGAGTGTACATGCCCAGATGCAGAGCTCTCATTGGCTGCGGACAATCACACttgtgaag cAAAGGGAGTTATTGTCAACTGccttcaaaacaaaatgtccATCACCATCCCTAAAACCATTCTCAAAGGAATGGACCGAGAGCATATTCGACTCCTGAACCCAAAATGCGGTGCAACTGAAACTTCCTCACACTTCATTTTAAAAACACCGCTGACCGGATGCGGTACTACTCGCAGACACACGAAGTCTGCCGTTGTATACAGCAACAAAGTGTTGGAGATTCCGCTGAAGAGCTCAGACATCGTAACACGCATTCGAGAGATTGAGATTCCTTTCAGTTGCTATTATTCCAATTCGAGAACAGCCACTGCCGTTGGAATGAGGCCGGAAAATCGAAAGCTGGTTTTCTCAGAAATAGGAAAGGGGAACTTTACGGTTGTACTGGAACTGTACCATAGCAATAG ATATCTCACAGCGTATACTCAAGAAGACTTTCCTCTTCAATTAAAGCTCCGACAAAATGTGAATTTGGAAGCGAAAGTTGAAAGCAAAGACAAACGACTGTCAGTGTTGCCTGACACGTGCTTCGCTACACCAACACCCAGCCAAAACGACGCAAAGAGAGTTTTAATATTGAAAAACGG CTGCCCTGTGGATGACACCTTGAAATTCTACCGTTCCCCCACAGGAACGTATCGTTTTGGTTTAGAAGCCTTCGAGTTTGTTGATCAGCCTTTTGTCTTCATTCACTGTCACGTGATCATTTGCAATGCATCTAATCTCCAGTCAAGATGTGCCCGTGGATGTGAAAAGAAAGCGCGACTTCGACGCGAAGTCGAACATCACAATCTGTATTCCTTGGCGCAGGGACCAATCACCCTGGATCATGAGATCAAACGGGATCAGAAACACGTGGAGAAATTCTCAGTCAATAATATGGACTCTGTTG GGATGGACTCCTCTCTACTTGCAGCCATGGCCGTGGTGACAGCGGTTACCATATTTGGTGTGGCATTCGTGATTATgaaaaagagatcaaatcatgCTGGTTATTTTCGAATAAAGGAATGA